A stretch of the Elephas maximus indicus isolate mEleMax1 chromosome 3, mEleMax1 primary haplotype, whole genome shotgun sequence genome encodes the following:
- the CCDC163 gene encoding transmembrane protein CCDC163 isoform X3, producing MSRSLSWSERLDALLNATDGNVARIKQLLYPLGVSAAAGDLAGTWTSPLYLPPQSGVQAQQSWVLKTPPTVPEGLSWAEAHSPSPVWDEVTILQSQLRSQAQVIEALRQAVRGLLEEQEQQKYQICALEASLRLLQESPERRVLLLEQRLEGLRRELQGLRSQVQEQAQAQAQKQPEPGQCSATNGLHQKLQNERQLLWEESEVLWEELKLLRDQLKLPRSTLSNPEPNSLQLEQVDLSLQSPKVLMTDL from the exons ATGAGCAGAAGCCTGAGCTGGTCTGAGCGGCTCGACGCGCTTCTCAATGCCACTGATGGAAATGTGGCCCGGATTAAG CAGCTGCTATATCCCCTTGGGGTCTCCGCCGCAG CAGGGGACCTGGCTGGTACGTGGACTTCCCCTCTTTACTTGCCTCCCCAGTCTGGAGTCCAAGCTCAACAGTCCTGGGTTCTGAAGACTCCTCCCACTGTCCCAGAGGGACTGAGCTGGGCTGAAGCCCACAGTCCATCCCCTGTCTGGGATGAAGTTACAATTCTCCAATCCCAACTTAGATCCCAGGCTCAG GTGATTGAGGCACTAAGGCAGGCTGTGCGGGGCCTTCTAGAAGAACAAGAGCAGCAGAAATACCAGATCTGTGCCCTGGAAG CATCACTAAGATTGCTGCAGGAGAGCCCAGAGAGGAGGGTCCTTCTCCTTGAGCAACGCCTGGAGGGACTTAGAAGGGAACTGCAGGGCCTCCGGAGCCAGGTGCAGGAGCAGGCCCAGGCTCAAGCTCAGAAGCAACCAGAACCAGGACAGTGTAGTGCTACCAACGGCCTTCACCAGAAATTGCAGAATGA GCGGCAACTGCTGTGGGAGGAGTCAGAGGTTCTGTGGGAGGAGCTGAAGTTGCTGCGGGACCAACTGA AGCTCCCGAGAAGCACCCTTTCTAACCCGGAGCCCAACAGCCTTCAGCTTGAGCAGGTGGACCTATCCCTTCAGTCCCCCAAGGTCCTCATGACTGACCTGTAA
- the CCDC163 gene encoding transmembrane protein CCDC163 isoform X2, producing the protein MSRSLSWSERLDALLNATDGNVARIKLLYPLGVSAAAGDLAGTWTSPLYLPPQSGVQAQQSWVLKTPPTVPEGLSWAEAHSPSPVWDEVTILQSQLRSQAQVIEALRQAVRGLLEEQEQQKYQICALEASLRLLQESPERRVLLLEQRLEGLRRELQGLRSQVQEQAQAQAQKQPEPGQCSATNGLHQKLQNERQLLWEESEVLWEELKLLRDQLSQHQELLLKQMTEGQQVQAPSWKSSREAPFLTRSPTAFSLSRWTYPFSPPRSS; encoded by the exons ATGAGCAGAAGCCTGAGCTGGTCTGAGCGGCTCGACGCGCTTCTCAATGCCACTGATGGAAATGTGGCCCGGATTAAG CTGCTATATCCCCTTGGGGTCTCCGCCGCAG CAGGGGACCTGGCTGGTACGTGGACTTCCCCTCTTTACTTGCCTCCCCAGTCTGGAGTCCAAGCTCAACAGTCCTGGGTTCTGAAGACTCCTCCCACTGTCCCAGAGGGACTGAGCTGGGCTGAAGCCCACAGTCCATCCCCTGTCTGGGATGAAGTTACAATTCTCCAATCCCAACTTAGATCCCAGGCTCAG GTGATTGAGGCACTAAGGCAGGCTGTGCGGGGCCTTCTAGAAGAACAAGAGCAGCAGAAATACCAGATCTGTGCCCTGGAAG CATCACTAAGATTGCTGCAGGAGAGCCCAGAGAGGAGGGTCCTTCTCCTTGAGCAACGCCTGGAGGGACTTAGAAGGGAACTGCAGGGCCTCCGGAGCCAGGTGCAGGAGCAGGCCCAGGCTCAAGCTCAGAAGCAACCAGAACCAGGACAGTGTAGTGCTACCAACGGCCTTCACCAGAAATTGCAGAATGA GCGGCAACTGCTGTGGGAGGAGTCAGAGGTTCTGTGGGAGGAGCTGAAGTTGCTGCGGGACCAACTGA GCCAGCATCAGGAGTTGCTGCTGAAACAGATGACTGAGGGGCAGCAGGTTCAGGCCCCCAGCTGGAAG AGCTCCCGAGAAGCACCCTTTCTAACCCGGAGCCCAACAGCCTTCAGCTTGAGCAGGTGGACCTATCCCTTCAGTCCCCCAAGGTCCTCATGA
- the CCDC163 gene encoding transmembrane protein CCDC163 isoform X1 produces the protein MSRSLSWSERLDALLNATDGNVARIKQLLYPLGVSAAAGDLAGTWTSPLYLPPQSGVQAQQSWVLKTPPTVPEGLSWAEAHSPSPVWDEVTILQSQLRSQAQVIEALRQAVRGLLEEQEQQKYQICALEASLRLLQESPERRVLLLEQRLEGLRRELQGLRSQVQEQAQAQAQKQPEPGQCSATNGLHQKLQNERQLLWEESEVLWEELKLLRDQLSQHQELLLKQMTEGQQVQAPSWKSSREAPFLTRSPTAFSLSRWTYPFSPPRSS, from the exons ATGAGCAGAAGCCTGAGCTGGTCTGAGCGGCTCGACGCGCTTCTCAATGCCACTGATGGAAATGTGGCCCGGATTAAG CAGCTGCTATATCCCCTTGGGGTCTCCGCCGCAG CAGGGGACCTGGCTGGTACGTGGACTTCCCCTCTTTACTTGCCTCCCCAGTCTGGAGTCCAAGCTCAACAGTCCTGGGTTCTGAAGACTCCTCCCACTGTCCCAGAGGGACTGAGCTGGGCTGAAGCCCACAGTCCATCCCCTGTCTGGGATGAAGTTACAATTCTCCAATCCCAACTTAGATCCCAGGCTCAG GTGATTGAGGCACTAAGGCAGGCTGTGCGGGGCCTTCTAGAAGAACAAGAGCAGCAGAAATACCAGATCTGTGCCCTGGAAG CATCACTAAGATTGCTGCAGGAGAGCCCAGAGAGGAGGGTCCTTCTCCTTGAGCAACGCCTGGAGGGACTTAGAAGGGAACTGCAGGGCCTCCGGAGCCAGGTGCAGGAGCAGGCCCAGGCTCAAGCTCAGAAGCAACCAGAACCAGGACAGTGTAGTGCTACCAACGGCCTTCACCAGAAATTGCAGAATGA GCGGCAACTGCTGTGGGAGGAGTCAGAGGTTCTGTGGGAGGAGCTGAAGTTGCTGCGGGACCAACTGA GCCAGCATCAGGAGTTGCTGCTGAAACAGATGACTGAGGGGCAGCAGGTTCAGGCCCCCAGCTGGAAG AGCTCCCGAGAAGCACCCTTTCTAACCCGGAGCCCAACAGCCTTCAGCTTGAGCAGGTGGACCTATCCCTTCAGTCCCCCAAGGTCCTCATGA
- the MMACHC gene encoding cyanocobalamin reductase / alkylcobalamin dealkylase isoform X1, protein MEPQVSELKQKIEDTLCPFGFEVYPFQVAWYNALLPPVFHLSLPGPTLAFLVLSTPAMFDRALKPFLQSCHLRPLTDPVDQCVAYHLGRIREDPPSCPASQSLPELQIEVIADYEVHPNRRPKILAQTAAHVAGAAYYYQRKDVEADPWGNQHISGVCIHPRFGGWFAIRGVVLLPGIEVPNLLPTKPLDCVPTRADRITLLEGFNFHWRDWTYRDAVAPQERYSEEQKAYFSTPPAQRWALLGLALPSEEHSLVSPELLPLTTHTPKPQNPSTVRGWLSPRVSPSASPGP, encoded by the exons ATGGAGCCGCAAGTCTCAGAGCTGAAGCAGAAGATTGAGGACACGCTGTGCCCTTTTGGCTTCGAGGTTTATCCTTTCCAG GTGGCATGGTACAATGCACTCCTGCCTCCAGTCTTCCACCTGTCCCTGCCGGGACCTACTCTGGCTTTCCTGGTACTCAGCACACCTGCCATGTTTGACCGGGCCCTTAAGCccttcctgcagagctgccaTCTCCGACCACTGACGGACCCTGTGGACCAGTGTGTGGCCTACCACCTCGGCCGCATTAGAGAG GACCCTCCATCTTGTCCTGCATCCCAGAGCCTTCCAGAGCTGCAGATCGAAGTCATCGCTGATTACGAGGTACACCCCAACCGACGCCCTAAGATTCTGGCTCAGACAGCAGCCCATGTGGCAGGGGCTGCTTACTACTACCAACGAAAGGACGTGGAGGCTGACCCCTGGGGGAACCAG CACATATCAGGTGTGTGTATACACCCCAGATTTGGGGGCTGGTTTGCCATCCGAGGGGTGGTGCTGCTGCCAGGAATAGAAGTGCCAAACTTGCTACCCACAAAACCCCTTGACTGTGTTCCTACAAGAGCTGACCGCATCACTCTGCTTGAAGGCTTCAACTTCCATTGGCGTGACTGGACTTACCGGGATGCTGTGGCACCCCAAGAACGCTACTCAGAAGAGCAAAAGGCCTACTTTTCTACTCCGCCAGCCCAGCGCTGGGCCCTGTTGGGCTTGGCCCTGCCCTCAGAAGAGCATAGCCTGGTATCCCCTGAGCTGCTTCCCCTTACCACACACACCCCTAAGCCCCAGAATCCCAGCACAGTGCGAGGCTGGCTCAGTCCCAGAGTCTCACCATCTGCATCCCCTGGTCCCTGA
- the MMACHC gene encoding cyanocobalamin reductase / alkylcobalamin dealkylase isoform X2, which produces MEPQVSELKQKIEDTLCPFGFEVYPFQVAWYNALLPPVFHLSLPGPTLAFLVLSTPAMFDRALKPFLQSCHLRPLTDPVDQCVAYHLGRIRESLPELQIEVIADYEVHPNRRPKILAQTAAHVAGAAYYYQRKDVEADPWGNQHISGVCIHPRFGGWFAIRGVVLLPGIEVPNLLPTKPLDCVPTRADRITLLEGFNFHWRDWTYRDAVAPQERYSEEQKAYFSTPPAQRWALLGLALPSEEHSLVSPELLPLTTHTPKPQNPSTVRGWLSPRVSPSASPGP; this is translated from the exons ATGGAGCCGCAAGTCTCAGAGCTGAAGCAGAAGATTGAGGACACGCTGTGCCCTTTTGGCTTCGAGGTTTATCCTTTCCAG GTGGCATGGTACAATGCACTCCTGCCTCCAGTCTTCCACCTGTCCCTGCCGGGACCTACTCTGGCTTTCCTGGTACTCAGCACACCTGCCATGTTTGACCGGGCCCTTAAGCccttcctgcagagctgccaTCTCCGACCACTGACGGACCCTGTGGACCAGTGTGTGGCCTACCACCTCGGCCGCATTAGAGAG AGCCTTCCAGAGCTGCAGATCGAAGTCATCGCTGATTACGAGGTACACCCCAACCGACGCCCTAAGATTCTGGCTCAGACAGCAGCCCATGTGGCAGGGGCTGCTTACTACTACCAACGAAAGGACGTGGAGGCTGACCCCTGGGGGAACCAG CACATATCAGGTGTGTGTATACACCCCAGATTTGGGGGCTGGTTTGCCATCCGAGGGGTGGTGCTGCTGCCAGGAATAGAAGTGCCAAACTTGCTACCCACAAAACCCCTTGACTGTGTTCCTACAAGAGCTGACCGCATCACTCTGCTTGAAGGCTTCAACTTCCATTGGCGTGACTGGACTTACCGGGATGCTGTGGCACCCCAAGAACGCTACTCAGAAGAGCAAAAGGCCTACTTTTCTACTCCGCCAGCCCAGCGCTGGGCCCTGTTGGGCTTGGCCCTGCCCTCAGAAGAGCATAGCCTGGTATCCCCTGAGCTGCTTCCCCTTACCACACACACCCCTAAGCCCCAGAATCCCAGCACAGTGCGAGGCTGGCTCAGTCCCAGAGTCTCACCATCTGCATCCCCTGGTCCCTGA
- the PRDX1 gene encoding peroxiredoxin-1, producing MSSGAAKIGHPAPNFKATAVMPDGQFKDISLSDYKGKYIVFFFYPLDFTFVCPTEIIAFSDRAEEFKKLNCQVIGASVDSHFCHLAWINTPKKQGGLGPMNIPLVSDPKRTIAQDYGVLKADEGISFRGLFIIDDKGILRQITVNDLPVGRSVDETLRLVQAFQFTDKHGEVCPAGWKPGSDTIKPDVQKSKEYFSKQK from the exons ATGTCTTCAGGAGCTGCTAAAATTGGGCACCCTGCCCCCAACTTCAAAGCTACAGCCGTTATGCCAGATGGTCAGTTCAAAGATATCAGCTTGTCTGACTACAAAG GAAAATatattgtgttctttttttatCCTCTTGACTTCACCTTTGTGTGCCCTACGGAGATCATTGCTTTTAGTGACAGGGCAGAAGAATTTAAGAAACTCAACTGCCAAGTGATTGGTGCTTCCGTGGATTCTCACTTCTGTCATCTGGCTTG GATCAACACACCCAAGAAACAAGGAGGGCTGGGACCCATGAATATTCCTTTGGTATCAGACCCCAAACGCACCATTGCTCAGGACTATGGGGTCTTAAAGGCAGATGAAGGCATCTCATTCAG GGGCCTCTTCATCATTGATGATAAAGGGATCCTCCGGCAGATCACTGTAAATGACCTCCCCGTCGGCCGCTCTGTGGATGAAACTCTAAGACTAGTTCAGGCCTTCCAGTTCACTGACAAACATGGAGAAG TGTGCCCAGCTGGCTGGAAGCCTGGCAGTGATACCATCAAGCCTGACGTCCAGAAAAGCAAAGAGTATTTCTCCAAGCAGAAATGA